From the genome of Deltaproteobacteria bacterium:
AGGTGCAGGTCCGGGACGTCATCAAGGATCTCGACGAGGACTCCACGGAAGAGGAGGAGAAGGCGGCGTGCGACAAGGTGCTGCGCATCATCCAGCGGATCCGGAAAACCCACCTGTCCGCCCTCGAGATCGAGCAGCGCCTCCGGAAGGGCGGCTTGAAGGAAAAGGACCGGCAGGCGCTGAAATCCCGGTACGCCTCCCTCAACGAGCGCGTGGTGGAGTCGATCCAGGAGATCCACCTCAAGGAACGCCAGATCGAGGTCATCGGCGACAAGATCCGCCGGTTTGCCGACCGGGTGGAAGCGGCGGAGAGCCGCATCCGCGACTGCTGCGCGCGGGTGAGGCTGACGGAGAAGGAGTTTTCCCGCCTCTTCAAGGAGATCCACGCGAAGAAGGACGGGCTCGCGAAGGCCGCCTCGAAGCACCACGTAAAGAAGGAAAAGCTCCTCGAGATCGAGGAGACCCTCAAGGAGTCGCGGGCCGCCGTCCGGAAGGTGGAGCGGGAGGCGGGGCTATCCGCCGGACAGATCCAGGAGACGCTGGCCGCGATCGAGCGGGGGGAGCGGAAAGTCCGCGAAGCCAAGCGGGAACTGGTCGAGGCGAACCTCCGGCTGGTGGTCTCGATCGCGAAGAAGTACACCAACCGGGGCCTCCAGTTCCTGGATCTGATCCAGGAGGGGAACATCGGCCTGATGAAGGCGGTGGACAAGTTCGAGTATCGCCGGGGGTACAAGTTCTCCACCTATGCCACCTGGTGGATCCGCCAGGCGATCACGCGCGCGATCGCCGACCAGGCGCGGACCATCCGCATCCCGGTCCACATGATAGAGACGATCAACAAGCTCATCCGGACCTCCCGGTACCTCGTGCAGGAGTTGGGACGGGAACCGAACCCGGAGGAGATCGCCGAGCGGATGGACATCCCCCTCGAGAAGGTCCGCAAGGTGCTGAAGATCGCCAAGGAGCCGATCTCCCTCGAAACGCCGATCGGCGAGGAGGAGGACAGCCACCTCGGCGACTTCATCGAGGACAAGAACACGGCTTCGCCGGTGGATTCGGTGATCAACATCGACCTCGCGGAGCAGGTGGACAAGGTGCTGGGAAGCCTCACGCCGCGCGAGGAGCGGGTTCTCCGGATGCGGTTCGGGATCGGCGAGAAATCCGATCACACCCTCGAGGAGGTGGGTCAGGACTTCGAGGTGACCCGGGAGCGGATCCGCCAGATCGAGGCGAAGGCGCTCCGGAAGCTGCGCCACCCCAGCCGGAGCAAGCGGCTGCGGACCTTCATGGAGTAGGGGAAAGGGCGGACGGCGTTGACACCCCGCGAGCGGGCGGAAGATAATGGAACGATGACTTGGTGTTCCTCGGGTTGGGCCCATAGCTCAGTTGGTCAGAGCCACCGGCTCATAACCGGTCGGTCCCTGGTTCGAGGCCAGGTGGGCCCACCAATATCGACGTTGCCATGGGGCCTGGCATGAGCGGGCCCGTAATGGACACGGCACGAAATGCACCGGCTACCGGTGCATTTTTATTTAGGGCCTCTCATGGACAGGCCCTCTGCGGGGAGGTACCGGCGTGAGCCGCCGCGCCGCGGTCACGGTGAACGACGTGTGGCGGGCGCTCGACGAGCGCTTTCCGTTCGCCCACTGCGCCGACTGGGACAACGTCGGGATCCTGCTGGGCGACCCCGATGCTCCCGTGCGGTCGGTCCTCATCGCGCTCGACGCCACGCCGGCGGTGATCGCGCGCCTTCGACGGCGCCCCGCGGACCTTCTAGTCACACACCACCCCGTCGTGTTCACCCCCCTGAAATCCGTCCGTCCGGACCCCGGGCCCTCCGCCGTGGTGTTCGCCCTGCTGCGGATGGGCGTGGCGGTCATCTCCGCGCACACCAACGCCGACGTGGCTCCGCGGGGCGTTTCGCACGCGATGGGCCGCCGCCTGCGGCTGCGCGGGATCCGCCCGCTGATCTCCGGCGAACCGTCCTCCGGCGCGTGCAAAATCGTGGTGTTCGTTCCGCCGTCCCACGCGGAAGCCGTCTTGAGCGCCGCCGCGGAGGCTGGCGGGGCGCGGATCGGCGGGTATTCCCGCTGTTCCTTCCGGACCCCGGGGACCGGCACGTTCCTCGGGGGACCGGATTCCTCTCCGTGGATCGGAACACCGGGAACGGAGGAGCGCGTGGAGGAGGTCCGACTCGAGACGGTCGCGCCGGGGAGCCGGGTGCGGGCGGTGCTGTGCGCGGTGCGGAAGGCGCACCCGTACGAGGAGCCGGCGATCGACGTCGTGCCGTTGCGCGAGGGAGCCCTCGGGGGCGGGATCGGGATCGTCGGCGAGTTGCCCGAACCGCTGCCGCTCGACCGGGCCCTCGACGCTGTGCGCCGCGCCCTGCGGCCCTCCTGGATCCACGTCGCGGGTCCCCGCCGGAAGACGGTGCGCCGTGTCGCGATCGTCGGGGGGAGCGGGGCGGAGTTCGCCTTCGCGGCGCGCGAGGCGGGAGCGGACCTCTACGTGACGGGGGATGTGAAGTACCACGAGGCGCTGGATGCGGCGGCGGGGGACATGCCCGTCGCCGACATCGGGCACGCTTCGGGGGAACGGTGGATCCTGCCGGAATTCCGGCGGGTCATCATCGCGCGATTTCCGGGGGCCGTGTCGGCCCGTGTCATCATGGACGAAGAGCCCTTGCGGGCGGTGCCCGCGGGGCGAAGAAGGGGAGGGGAAAAGCCTTGATGGAGCAAGTGAAGATCCTGATCGATCTGCAGGAGGTCATGAGCCAGGCACGGCGGCTCGACGAGGAGAAGCAGAAGATCCCCCTCGAGGTCGCGGATCTGAAGAGCCTCTTCGAAGAGCGCGAGGCGTCGTTTCTGGCGGTGGAGCAGGAGTTCGAGACCCTGAAGCAGCAGCGCCGCGAGAAGGAGCGGGAGATCGAGGAGGAGCGGGACAAGGTCGAGCGGGCGAAGGCGAAGCTCATGTCGATCAAGACGAACAAGGAATATTACGCCATGCTCAAGGAGATCGAAGGGACCCGGCGGACGAACGTGGCCCGCGAAGAGGAACTTCTCTCCCTCCTCGTGCGCTACGAGGAGGTCGAGAAGGGGCTCGCGGAGCGGAAGGCCGACCTCGACGAGGTGTCGGGGAGGTACCGGGAGCGGAGGATCGACATCGACGCCCGGATGGGAACCTTCGACGACAACATCGGGAAGCTGGCCGCGCGCAGGCGCCAGGTGGCGAACAGGCTGGATCCGTCCCTCGTGCGCCGCTTCGAGATGATCTTCGAACGGCGGGACGGCCTGGCGGTCGTCGCGGCGAGGGACTACTCCTGCATGGGGTGCCACATGAACATCGCCCCGCAGCTGTTCAACCTTTTGCAGCGGGAGGACCGGATCCACACCTGCCCCAACTGCAACCGTGTCGTGTACTACGAGGCGACGATGATCGAGGCGGGCGGCGAGTGACCCTCGTCGACGTCACGGTGCGCGTCGACGGCGCCAGCCGCGGGAATCCCGGGCCCTCCGGCGCCGGCGCGGTGGTCGAGTTCGGGGACGGGCGGGCGCCGAGGGAGCTTTGCGCCTACCTCGGGGAGACGACGAACAACGTGGCGGAATACCGCGCGCTGCTCCTGGCGCTCGAAGAGGCGGCCCGGCACGCCGTCTCCTCCCTCACGGTCCACTCCGACTCGGAACTCCTCGTTCGGCAGTTGAGGGGAGAGTACAAGGTGAAGGCGGCGCACCTCCGGCCGCTCCACGCGGAGGCGTGCCGCCGGTTGCGCGTTTTCCCGACGGTCCGTATACTGCATGTACCACGCGAGGAGAACCGGAGGGCGGATTCCCTGGCGAACCTCGCGATCGATCAGCACCGGAAAGGATAAGTCGTCCGAGGAGGCCAGGCGGCCGCCGGTCCCCGCGCCGCATCGGCGGGGACGGGAGGAAAGTCCGGGCTCCGCAGGGCAGGGTGCCGGGTAACACCCGGTGGGGGCGACCCCGAGGACAGCGCCACAGAAAAGACACCGCCTCCCGCCACGGCGGGCGGTAAGGGTGAAATGGTGAGGTAAGAGCTCACCGCGCGACGGGCGATCGTCGCGGCATGGCAAACCCCACCCGGAGCAAGACCAAATAGGAGGGCGACCCCGAGGCGGCTCTGCGCCGGCGGGGGAAGGGCGGCCCGCCCGGGGCCCTCGGGTCAAGGTCGCTCAAGGCGGGCGGAAACGCCCGCCGTAGAGAAATGGCCGCCCCGCGGCGGAGCGTTTTGTCGCCGCGCACAGAACCCGGCTTACGGCCTCCTCGGACGCTTTATCCATCCCGCGCACGGAACTTCCCGACAAACCCTGTTTCCGGTTTTTTCGTCCCCCGAGGGTTTTTTTCCCCCGAAGGGATCGAAATACCTTGACACCCCCGAGGGTCCCGATAAAATAGCCGGCAAGTGGGTAATTGTGGGGAAAGGTGGGTAACGGGCCACCATGATCTTCCGGGGACGCTTCGAATATACCATTGATCCCAAAGGCAGGGTCAACATCCCCTCGCCCTTTCGCGACCGCCTTCAGGAATCCGCCCAAGGTTCGTTTTTCCTCACCAACTTCTCGGACTGCCTCTATGCCTTCGCCGCGGACGACTGGGCGCGGATCGAGGAGCGGCTTTCCCGCGTTCCCAGCACCGATCGGAAGATGAACGCCTTTGTCCGGTTTTTCCTCGGAGGCGCCGTCGAGGTCGTCCCCGACAAGCAGGGGAGGATCCTCGTTCCTCCCTCCCTGCGTTCCTACGCGGGGCTGGAAAAGGAGGTCGTGATCCTCGGGATGCCCAACCGGTTCGAGATCTGGTCGCTCGCCCGGTGGCAGGAAGAGATCGGCCGGTTCGAAAAGGAAGTGCACGAAGACCCGGTGCTGGCGCGGGAGATCAGCGCCCTCGGGATCTGAGGCGTGGCGCCCGGTCACATCCCCGTTCTTTTACAAGAGACGTTGGAAGGACTGGCTCCCGCTCCCGGCGAGATCTTCCTCGACGGGACGACCGGAGCCGGCGGGCACGCAGCGGAGATCGCCGCGAGGATCGGCCCCCGGGGTCTTCTGGTCTGCGCCGACGCGGACCCCTCGATGCTCGGGATCGCGGGCCGACGGCTCTCGGAGTTCCCCTGGGCGCGGCTCGTCCACGCGGACTTCGCGGACCTCGACGCGCTGCGCGAGGCCGCGGGGGGGAGGACGTTCGACGGTGCGCTGCTGGACTTGGGGATCTCTTCCCTCCAGCTCGACGACCCGGCGCGCGGCTTCTCGTTCCGGGTGGAGGGTCCCCTCGACATGCGGCGGGATCCGGACGGCGGTGGGCCGACGGCGGCCGAGGTCCTCCGGGACACGCGGGAGAAGGATCTCGCGGACCTCTTCTACCAGTTCGGAGAGGAGCGGTTCTCCCGGCGGATCGCCCGCGCGGTGGTGGAGAGCAGGAAAAGGGAGCCGATCCGGACGACCACCGGGCTCGCGGAACTGGTTTCCTCGGCGATCCCCCGGAGGGCCTGGCCACGGGACATTCACCCCGCCACGAGGGTGTTCCAGGCGCTGCGGATCGCCGTGAACCGGGAGCTTTCTTCGCTCGGCGCGTTCCTCGACGCGATCCCCCGGCACCTCTCTCCCGGGGGTCGGGTGGCGGTGATCAGTTTCCACTCGCTCGAGGATCGGATGGTGAAAACGGCGTTCCGGCGGCCCGCGCCCGGTCCGGGAGAAGAAGATCCGACGCTTGAACGGTTGACCCGCAAGCCGGTCGTCCCGTCGGAACGGGAAGCGCGGGAAAACCCGAGAGCGCGCAGCGCGAAGCTCCGCGTGGCGCGCCGGCCCGATGGAGGAGACTGACATGAGGAGAATGATCGTTGGAAACGGTCTGTGCATGATCACGGAGATCCGGAAGGAACCCGCGGCGGTCCCTGCGGTCCCCCGTCGCCGCGGATTTGTCGCCCTGTTCCTGGCCCTTCTCGTCACCGGCCTGTTCAACGTCTGGCTGTCGGGCCAGTGCATCCGCATGGGGTACCGGGTTTCCTCCTCCTTCGAGGAGAAGCGGACCCTTCAGAAGGAGCAGGAGGTTCTCCGGCTGGAGGCGCTGGCGCTGAAGAGCCCCGCCCGCATCCACGCCATCGCCCGGAACGACCTGCACATGGTGCCCGCGCAGATGGACCGGGTGATCCGGTGAAATGACCTTCCGCGCGCGCCTCATCCTCGGGGGACTCCTCTTCCTCTACGTCCTCGTTGTGCTGCGGGCCTTCCAGATCCAGGTTCTCGGGGTCAGGGAGATCCGTGATCGCGGCGCGAAGCAGTACTCCTCCACCATCCCTCTCCTCCCCCAGCGGGGAGTGATCCTGGACCGGACGGGAACCGAGCTCGCGGTGAGCGTCGCCACGAAGTCGATCTTCGTCCAGCCGGCGAAGCTGCGCGATCCCGACAAGGCGGCTGACCTCCTCGCCCCCCGGGTGTCCCGTTCCGCCGCGGAGCTCCGGAAGCTGTTCGCCGGGGAGAAGGGATTCGTGTGGGTGCGACGTCAGATGCCCTCCACCGCCGCGGAGGAGGCGGTGCGGGAAGTGAAGCAGGCGCTCTGCGCGCTCGACCCCGAAGCCCATGGAAAGCCGTCGGCGGTCGATGGCATCGGGACCGTCGAGGAGCCGAAACGGTTCTACCCGAACCGGGAACTGGCCGCGTCCCTCGTCGGCTTCACCAACCTGGACAGCGAGGGGATGGAGGGAGTCGAGCTCTCCCTGAACAGGTACCTGCGCGGCGAGCGGGGGTTCCTCCTCTGCGAGCGGGACGCCCGGGGCCGCCTCATCGTCCCCGCGACGACGCCGGTGGAGGTCAATTCAAAGGGACACTCGGTCGCCCTTACGATCGACCGGAACATCCAGCACGTCGCGGAGAGCGAGCTCCAGGCGGCGGTGGAGAAGTACAACGCCCGCGGCGGCATGGCCGTGGTGCTCTCGCCCGGAACGGGAGAGATCCTCGCGATGGCGACGGCGCCGTCGTTCAACCCGAACGCTCCCGCCGGCGCCCCCGCGGAGGCGCGGAAGAACCGTTCCCTGACCGACAGCTTCGAGCCCGGATCGACCTTCAAGGTGTTCACCCTTGCGTCGGCCCTCGAGCTGGGGGCGGTGAGCACCACGGACCGGTTCTTCTGCGAGAACGGGGCCTACCACTACGCCGGGAAGGTGATCCACGACACGCATCGGTACGGGTGGCTCACCGCGCCGGAGGTGGTCAAGCTCTCCAGCAACATCGGCATCACGAAGATCAACGAGCGGATGGACGGGGACCGGTTCTACGACATGATCCGGGCCTTCGGCTTCGGGTCCCGCACCGGGATCGAGCTCCGGGGGGAGGTCCCGGGGATCGCGCCGTCCCGCCGCGGTTTCGAAAGCCGCCTCCGCCGCGCCACCGTCTCCTTCGGACAGGGGATCTCGGTCACGCCGCTGCAGCTGGCCATCGGGATGGCGGCCGTGGTCAACGGCGGGAAGGTGATGAAACCGTACCTGGTCCGGGAGATCCGGGACCAGGAGGGGAAAACCGTGTTCCGCGGAGAGCCGCGGGAGCTTCGCCGGGTCCTCTCCCCGAAGACCTCGGCGCAAATGCGCGAGATCCTCGGGAAGGTGGTCGAGGAGAATGGGACGGGAACGCAGGCGCGCATCAAGGGATTCCTCGTCGGCGGGAAAACGGGGACGGCGCAGAAGGTCGAGCCGGGGTCGGGCCGGTACTCCGCGACGAAGCGGACCGCTTCCTTCATCGGCTTTCTCCCGCTGAACGATCCGAAGCTGCTCATCCTTGTCGTGATCGACGAGCCGCGAGGCCAGGTGTACGGCGGCATCGTCGCCGCCCCGGCCTTCAACCAGATCGCGGTCAAGACGGCGTACTACCTCGGCATCCAGCCGACGGAGACGGCGGCGCTCGCCGCCGCCCGCCCTTCGGGACCGCCGACGCCGGGCCGTGCGACGCCGGTGTCGACGGCACGGACCGCGGGCGTGATGGTCATGCCCGACCTCTCGGGGCTGTCCATGGGACGGGTCGTCGACATCATGGGAGGGTACTCGGTCAAGCTCTCGCTTACCGGAAGCGGAGTCGCCCGGGCGCAGGCGCCGGCTCCCGGAGCCCTCCTCGTCCCCGGGACGGAGAGCTCCGTGACGTTCACGGCGGAGCCGCCCCTGAAGATCGCCGCCGGCAAGGGGGCACGATGAGACTGGCCGAACTTCTGGCGGGGATCGTCCCCGTGCCCGCCGGCCCCCTGGGGGAGATCGGGATCGGGGGGATCAGCGTCGATTCGCGCTCCGTGCGGCCCGGCGACCTGTTCGTTGCCGTTCCCGGCGGCCGCGCCGACGGCCACGCGTATCTCGCCGACGCGGCACGCGCCGGCGCGGCGGCGGCTCTGGTGGAGCGCGAACTTCCCTCCCCCCCCCTGCCGGTCGTGCGCGTCCCCTCCACGGCGGCGGCGTTGCCGGGGGTGGCCGTGGCGTTCCACGGCGATCCCTCCGCAAAGCTGCGGGTGACGGGCGTCACGGGGACCAACGGGAAGACGACGATCACGTACCTGATCGAGGGGATTCTGGCGGCGGCCGGCCGCGTCCCCGCGGTGATCGGCACGATCGATTACCGGGTGGCCGGCACGGTCCTCCGGAAAGGGTTGACCACGCCGTTCCCCCACGAGCTCCAGGCGGTGACGGCCGAGGCGGTCGCCCTTGGGGCCACCGACCTGCTGATGGAGGTGTCTTCCCACAGTGCCGCGCAGGGACGGATCGAGGGGGTCCGGTTCGACGTGGGGATCTTCACCAACCTCACGAGGGACCACCTCGACTTCCACGGCGACATGGAATCGTACTTCTCCGCCAAGGCGCGACTCTTCCGGGAATACCTCCCCGCCGGCGGAAAACGGACCGGGATCGCCCTGAACGGAGACGATCCGTACGGCGAGCGCCTCGCGCACGAGTTTCCCTCCGCGACGACGTTCGGGTTCTCCCGCTCCTGGGACATTCATCCGGAGGAGATGGAGATGACGTGGGAAGGGACCCGGGTGGTCCTCGCCACGCCGGCCGGTCCCCTGGCGCTGCGGTCCCCCCTGATCGGGGCGCACAACGTGTCCAACATGATGGCGGCCGTCGCCGGAGGTCTCCTTCTTTCGGTGTCCCCCGCGACGATCGCCGCCGGGATCGCCGCCGCCGGGACGATCCCGGGCCGGCTGGAGCCGATCCCGAACGCGCGAGGGCTCCATGTGTTCGTGGACTATGCCCACACCCCGGACGGGATGGACCGGGTTCTCTCGACCCTGCGGGGGTTGACGGAGGGACGGCTCGTCACCGTGTTCGGCTGCGGGGGAAACCGCGACCGCGGGAAGCGCCCAGCGATGGGCCGGGTGGCGGCGTTGCGGTCCGACGTCGTGGTGGTGACCTCCGACAACCCGCGGGACGAGGACCCCGGGGCGATCCTCGCGGAGATCGTCCCCGGGTTGATGTCGGAGGGGCTCGTGGAGGCGCATGGACCGGCGGTCTGGCGGGAGGGGTTCTTCCGCGTGGAGGCCGACAGGAAAGCGGCGATCACTCTCGCCCTCTCGCTCACGGAGCCGGGGGACACGGTGGTGATCGTCGGGAAAGGACATGAGGATGTCCAGATCATCGGGGATCGGCGCCTGCCGTTCGACGACCGGCAAGCGGTCCGGGACGTGCTTGCAGCGGGGAGGTAGGATGACGCTCCCGGAGGTGATCGGGGCGATCCACCCGTTGCGGGAGGCGGGGGAAATCTCCCCGACGGAACCGATCGGGGAGGTCACCGCCGACAGCCGTCACGTCGGGCCGGGTTCCGTCTTCATCGCACTCCCGGGGGAGCGGGCCGATGGCGCGGATTTCGTCGGGGAGGCGTTCGGGAAAGGCGCGCTCGCCGCGATCGTCTCGGAGGCGGGTGCCCGGAAGGTGCCGGGCGGGCTGGCCCGAACGCAGCCGGTCTTTGTCGTCCGGGACCCCGTGGAAGCCCTCGGCGACATGGCCCGGGCCCATCGGCTCCGCCACCGGGACATCCCCCTGGTGGGAATCACCGGGAGTTCCGGGAAGACGACCACGAAGGATATGCTGTTCTGCCTCCTCTCGCGGTCCCGCCGCGTGCTTCGCAATCCCGGAAACCGGAACAACCTGATCGGGATGCCCCTGGCGCTGCTCGAACTGTCCGGGGAGCACGACGCGGCGATCCTCGAGATGGGCTCCAACGCACCGGGGGAGATCACCCGGCTGGCCGGCATCGCCTGCCCCGACATCGCGGTGATCACGAACATCGCCCCCGCGCACCTCGAAGGGTTCCGCACCATGGAGGGGGTTGCGCGCGAGAAGGGGGACCTCTTCCGGGCCCTTGGCGGCGCCGGCACCGCCGTGGTCAACGCGACCGACCTCCGCGTCGTCCGCGAGGCGGGCCGTTGCCGCGCCGAAAAGGTCCACTACGGCGTCGCGCTGAACGACTTCTCCGGACGGATCGTCTCGATGTCCGACGCGGGGATGCGGATCGTCGTTCAAACGCCGGCGGGCGAGTTCTCTTCCTTCATCGGGATCGCCGGGGAGCACCACCTGATGAACGCCCTCGCGGCGACGGCCGCCGCCTTCACCCTCGGGTTGCGCCCCGCGGAGATGGAGGAGGGGTTTGCGGGCTTCGTCTCCGTGCCGGGCCGGTTTCACCCCGTGCCCCTTCGGGGCGGCGGGCTCCTCCTGGACGACAGCTACAACGCCAACCCCGCATCCACCGAGGCGGCGCTGCGCTCCCTCGCGTCGCTCGCCAGGGGCCGGCGCACCGTCGTCGTGTTCGGCGACATGCTGGAACTCGGAGAGAGCTCTCCCGCGTCGCATTTCCGCATCGGACACCTGATCGCCGCCCTCACCGTGGACCGGCTCTTCGCGTTCGGCGCCGGTGCGGCCCATGCCGCGCGCGGGGCGAAGGAGGGCGGGATGAGCGACGCCGCGATCGATCACACGACCGACCGCGCGCGACTCCGGGAGGCGGTGCGCGGATTCGTCGCGGAGGGGGACGTCGTCCTGGTGAAGGGATCGCGGGGGATGCGCCTCGACGAGGTGGTGGCGGATATCAAGGAGGTCATGGCGTAAGAGAATGCTCTATCACCTCCTATTTCCGCTCCACGCGGACTATTCGTTCTTCAACGTATTCCGGTACATCACGTTCCGGACGATCTACGCGGCGATCACGGCGCTGCTGATCTCCTTTCTTCTCGGCCCCTGGCTGATCCGCGTTCTCCGGAGTCACCAGATCGGGCAGATTATCCGGCTGGACGGTCCGGAGAGCCACCTCTCCAAGGAGGGGACGCCGACGATGGGGGGGCTGCTCATCGTCCTTGCGACGGTCATCCCGACGCTGTTATGGGCGAACCTCGCGAGTCACTACATCTGGATCGCCGTGTTCGTGACGCTCGGGTTCGGCGCGATCGGCTTCGTCGACGACTACAAGAAGGTCATCCGGAAAGACACGAAGGGGCTGAGCCCGCGCAGGAAACTGATCGCCCAGTTCGCCCTTGCCGCCGCCGCCGCCGGGCTCATCTACATGGACATCGGCATCAAGGACACGGTGATCATCCCCTTCCTGAAGAACGTCCGCCCCTCCCTCGGGTTCCTCTACATCCCGTTCATCGTCCTGGTGATCGTGGGGGCCTCCAACGCGGTGAACCTGACCGACGGGCTGGACGGGTTGGCGATCGGCCCCTCCATCATCGCCGCCGGGACGTACATGCTCTTCGCCTACCTCACCGGCAACGTCAAGATCGCGAACTACCTCCAGATCCAGTACGTCCCGGGCGTCGGGGAGCTGACGATCTTCTGCGGCGCCCTCGCGGGTGCGGGGCTCGGGTTCCTCTGGTTCAACGCCTACCCGGCGGAGCTGTTCATGGGGGACACGGGTTCCCTTTCCTTGGGGGCCGCGCTGGGGACGGTGGCGGTGATGGTGAAGCAGGAACTCGTCCTCGTGCTGGTGGGGGGGATCTTCGTGGTGGAGGCCCTCTCGGTGATCTTCCAGGTGACCTCCTACAAGACCCGGAGGAAACGGATCTTCCGGATGGCGCCGATCCACCACCACTTCGAGCTGAAGGGGTGGGCCGAGCCGAAGATCATCGTCCGATTCTGGATCATCTCGATCATCCTCGCGCTGCTGGCGATCAGCACGCTGAAGATCCGGTGACCATGGAAACCTTCGCGGAGAAACAGGTGATCGTGGCGGGGGCCGGGCGGTCCGGGCTCCTGGCGGCGCGCCTGCTGGCCGGGGAGGGAGCCCGGGTCACGCTGCGGGACGACCGCTCCCGCGCGGAGGTCGAGGCGTCGCTGCGCGAGCCGATCCCCGACGGGATCGCCTTCCTGCGCGGGATGCCCGGGGAAGAGGAGGTTCGGGGGAGCGCGCTGCTCGTCGTGTCGCCCGGCGTTCCCCGGGAGAGGCTTCCCCTTTCGGCCCTCGCCGCGGCCGGTGTCCCGGTATGGGGGGAGCTCGAGCTCGGGTTCCGGAGGTTTCAGGGAAAGGTGGCGGCGATCACGGGAACCAACGGGAAGTCGACGGTGACCACCCTCGTCGGGGGGATGGCTTCCCGGACTTTCCCCCGGGTGTTCGTCGGGGGGAATCTCGGGACGCCGTTCGTCGCCGCCGCGGGGGCTCCCTGCGACTGGGGCGTGGTGGAAGTCTCCAGTTTCCAGCTCGAGTCGATCGGAAGTTTCCGGCCCCGGGTGGCGGCGCTGCTGAACCTCACCGAGGACCATCGTGACCGGTATGCGGCGAAGGAGGCGTATTTCGAGGCCAAGATGGCGGTCTTCCGGAACCAGGGTCCGTCCGACACCGCGGTCGTCAATGCCGACGACCCCGAGGTGACCGCGCGTCTTGGTTCGATCCGGGCGCGGCTCCTCCCGTTCTCCGTGTCGCGGACCCTTACGGAGGGCGCCTTCCTTTCCGGCGGGGAGATGGTGCTCCGGACGACCTCGGGAGAGGAGCGCTATCCCCGGGGGGTCCTGAAGATCCCCGGGCTGCAGAACGTGGAGAACGCGCTCGCGGCGATCGCCGTCGCCCGTTCGATGGAGATCCCGCCGCAGGCCGTGCTGACGGAGCTCGCGCGATTCCCGGGGCTGCCGCACCGGGTGGAGTTCGTCCGATCGGTCGCGGGAGTGTCGTACTACAACGATTCCAAGG
Proteins encoded in this window:
- a CDS encoding UDP-N-acetylmuramoyl-L-alanyl-D-glutamate--2,6-diaminopimelate ligase; protein product: MRLAELLAGIVPVPAGPLGEIGIGGISVDSRSVRPGDLFVAVPGGRADGHAYLADAARAGAAAALVERELPSPPLPVVRVPSTAAALPGVAVAFHGDPSAKLRVTGVTGTNGKTTITYLIEGILAAAGRVPAVIGTIDYRVAGTVLRKGLTTPFPHELQAVTAEAVALGATDLLMEVSSHSAAQGRIEGVRFDVGIFTNLTRDHLDFHGDMESYFSAKARLFREYLPAGGKRTGIALNGDDPYGERLAHEFPSATTFGFSRSWDIHPEEMEMTWEGTRVVLATPAGPLALRSPLIGAHNVSNMMAAVAGGLLLSVSPATIAAGIAAAGTIPGRLEPIPNARGLHVFVDYAHTPDGMDRVLSTLRGLTEGRLVTVFGCGGNRDRGKRPAMGRVAALRSDVVVVTSDNPRDEDPGAILAEIVPGLMSEGLVEAHGPAVWREGFFRVEADRKAAITLALSLTEPGDTVVIVGKGHEDVQIIGDRRLPFDDRQAVRDVLAAGR
- the murD gene encoding UDP-N-acetylmuramoyl-L-alanine--D-glutamate ligase gives rise to the protein METFAEKQVIVAGAGRSGLLAARLLAGEGARVTLRDDRSRAEVEASLREPIPDGIAFLRGMPGEEEVRGSALLVVSPGVPRERLPLSALAAAGVPVWGELELGFRRFQGKVAAITGTNGKSTVTTLVGGMASRTFPRVFVGGNLGTPFVAAAGAPCDWGVVEVSSFQLESIGSFRPRVAALLNLTEDHRDRYAAKEAYFEAKMAVFRNQGPSDTAVVNADDPEVTARLGSIRARLLPFSVSRTLTEGAFLSGGEMVLRTTSGEERYPRGVLKIPGLQNVENALAAIAVARSMEIPPQAVLTELARFPGLPHRVEFVRSVAGVSYYNDSKGTNVGAVLAALDGFPEPVVLIAGGKDKGVDFRPLRAALGRKARAVVLLGEASGRMSRELAGAAPITVAGTLPQAVRAAAEAARKGDAVVFSPACSSFDMFRNFEERGDAFRKAVEELPG
- the murF gene encoding UDP-N-acetylmuramoyl-tripeptide--D-alanyl-D-alanine ligase, which translates into the protein MTLPEVIGAIHPLREAGEISPTEPIGEVTADSRHVGPGSVFIALPGERADGADFVGEAFGKGALAAIVSEAGARKVPGGLARTQPVFVVRDPVEALGDMARAHRLRHRDIPLVGITGSSGKTTTKDMLFCLLSRSRRVLRNPGNRNNLIGMPLALLELSGEHDAAILEMGSNAPGEITRLAGIACPDIAVITNIAPAHLEGFRTMEGVAREKGDLFRALGGAGTAVVNATDLRVVREAGRCRAEKVHYGVALNDFSGRIVSMSDAGMRIVVQTPAGEFSSFIGIAGEHHLMNALAATAAAFTLGLRPAEMEEGFAGFVSVPGRFHPVPLRGGGLLLDDSYNANPASTEAALRSLASLARGRRTVVVFGDMLELGESSPASHFRIGHLIAALTVDRLFAFGAGAAHAARGAKEGGMSDAAIDHTTDRARLREAVRGFVAEGDVVLVKGSRGMRLDEVVADIKEVMA
- a CDS encoding transpeptidase family protein; protein product: MTFRARLILGGLLFLYVLVVLRAFQIQVLGVREIRDRGAKQYSSTIPLLPQRGVILDRTGTELAVSVATKSIFVQPAKLRDPDKAADLLAPRVSRSAAELRKLFAGEKGFVWVRRQMPSTAAEEAVREVKQALCALDPEAHGKPSAVDGIGTVEEPKRFYPNRELAASLVGFTNLDSEGMEGVELSLNRYLRGERGFLLCERDARGRLIVPATTPVEVNSKGHSVALTIDRNIQHVAESELQAAVEKYNARGGMAVVLSPGTGEILAMATAPSFNPNAPAGAPAEARKNRSLTDSFEPGSTFKVFTLASALELGAVSTTDRFFCENGAYHYAGKVIHDTHRYGWLTAPEVVKLSSNIGITKINERMDGDRFYDMIRAFGFGSRTGIELRGEVPGIAPSRRGFESRLRRATVSFGQGISVTPLQLAIGMAAVVNGGKVMKPYLVREIRDQEGKTVFRGEPRELRRVLSPKTSAQMREILGKVVEENGTGTQARIKGFLVGGKTGTAQKVEPGSGRYSATKRTASFIGFLPLNDPKLLILVVIDEPRGQVYGGIVAAPAFNQIAVKTAYYLGIQPTETAALAAARPSGPPTPGRATPVSTARTAGVMVMPDLSGLSMGRVVDIMGGYSVKLSLTGSGVARAQAPAPGALLVPGTESSVTFTAEPPLKIAAGKGAR
- the mraY gene encoding phospho-N-acetylmuramoyl-pentapeptide-transferase; amino-acid sequence: MLYHLLFPLHADYSFFNVFRYITFRTIYAAITALLISFLLGPWLIRVLRSHQIGQIIRLDGPESHLSKEGTPTMGGLLIVLATVIPTLLWANLASHYIWIAVFVTLGFGAIGFVDDYKKVIRKDTKGLSPRRKLIAQFALAAAAAGLIYMDIGIKDTVIIPFLKNVRPSLGFLYIPFIVLVIVGASNAVNLTDGLDGLAIGPSIIAAGTYMLFAYLTGNVKIANYLQIQYVPGVGELTIFCGALAGAGLGFLWFNAYPAELFMGDTGSLSLGAALGTVAVMVKQELVLVLVGGIFVVEALSVIFQVTSYKTRRKRIFRMAPIHHHFELKGWAEPKIIVRFWIISIILALLAISTLKIR